The genome window AAGATTTTCCTAATATAGGATTTTCTTGAAATTCATCTTTGATCCCCTGAAGCCAGTTCGCCGTATCTTTCAACGCTAAAAATAAAGAAGAAACCGCAAACAGAGAGGCGCCGATCAAAGCCAAATTTTCCGATAGGTTCGCATATCGGAATGCAATCACTAGACCCAGCAACATAGCTCCTTGCATCAAAGAACCGATATGTGCGGCCTGCAGATAGCGCGAAGGAAATTCCGTTTTCTTTCTTGCGAGAGCGTAAGGGAATCCGGTAAGGCTTCCGTAAGCCAGATTGAGAACTCCGGCGATAATGAGTATCTTTTCGGGTAGAAGCATAGTAGACCTCGTTTAGCCGAAAAAAATAGCAGATAACGTTGATTTCGTCGATCAGATTCCGATGCAAAATGAGATAAAGTTGTGCGGAGTGATCTTGGAGATAACGTCCTAACTTTTTCGCATATTTACGAATAAACGAGAATACTCTCCTTGCCGATTGGGATTGTGACCAAACAAATTCAAGAAGAAGGAGCCCCCCGTGAGGGCAGAAGAAGAAAAACCACACCTGAAAGTAATCCAAGTGGATGAGACTCAACTCGGGGAAAGACTTAAGCGAACTCGTAATCTGTGTAGTGATAGTATTCACCTGACAGTAGGGTAAAAATCAGTGGTCCCGGCTTCTTCTGAAAGTAAAAATGATTTTACCACAAATTATTTAAACTCAGGAGAAACCGATGACCACCAACACCAATGCAGTAGAAAAAGCAAAAAGAAGGAAGCTAAATTTATTAGAGCTTGCTAACGAATTAGAAAATGTAAGCAAAGCTTGTAAGATCATAGGATATTCCCGTCAGCAGTTCTATGAGATTAGAAGAAACTTCCAAACATACGGAGCAGAAGGACTCTTAGATAGAATCCCAGGAGCAACTGGCCCTCACCCTAACCGAGTCAGTGAAGAAATCGAAAAAGAAGTCTTAAAATATTCTCTACTTCGTCCTACCCATGAGTGTTTAAAAGTCGCACAACAACTCAGTCTCAAGGGAATCAAAGTGAGCTCAGGAGGTGTTAGAGGAGTCTGGGCGAGAAATAAACTCGTAACCAAACATCAAAGACTTCTAAGACTCGATGAACATCATAAAGATCAAATCATACCTCTCAGCGAGGAGCAGATCAAGCTCCTCGAAAGATTCGATCCAGAATACAGAGAAAGGCACATACAAGCCGATTCTACCGGAGAATTAGTTTCCATGGATACATTCATGGTGGGTTCCTTAAAAGGTGTTGGGAGAGTCTATTTACAAACCGTTATCGATTGCCACAGTCGATTTGCTTGGGGAAGACTTTTCAACACAAAGATTCCTGTCACTGCCGTCCAAACTCTCAATAACGATGTTCTTCCATTCTTTGAAAAACATAATATTAAAGTTCAAACCGTTCTTACCGATAATGGTCGTGAGTATTGTGGAAGAGAAGATCAACATCCTTTCGAATTATTTCTTCAATTAGAAGACATCGAACATCGAACTACAAAGGTCCGAAGACCTCAAAGCAATGGATACGTCGAGCGTCTTCACAGAACATTACTCGATGAGCGGAGTTACCCCCAAAAATCATACAGCCAATGTTAGCTCTTTTTCGATAAATTCTTTTGGCGACATCATTTTCAATCCTTTATGTGGTGCAAAGGAATTGTAGTCGTCAATCCAATTGTGTATTTTCAGCATAACTTCTTCAGCATGGTTTAGGCGATTCACATAAGCATAATCTCTTTTGAATGTTTTCACAAAGGCTTCGGCCATTCCGTTGCTCTCTGGAGAATAAGCAGGGGTATGACAGACTTCAAATCCCAAGGTTTCAATAAAAGCCATAGTGGCAAAAGAAGTATATTGAGGACCGTTGTCGGATAGGAACTGCGTCGAAGAAACTTTGGAATCGCCGAATCGTTGCTCCTTTGCCTCAAGAAGCATATCTCGAATCATCTGACCGTCAATGCCAATCGTTGAGGAAATATAACTTATAATTTCTCTGTCATGGCAATCCATAACAAAGGCCAACCAAATAAGCCTACCGTCCCAACAGCGTATTCCTAAAATATCGGAACACCATCTTACATTGCTTTTTAATGTGATGATTTTCCCTTCATGGGTCCGTTTTAACCTTGGAACATTCCTTTGTAAAAGTAGATTTTGTTCCTTCATGATTCGGTAAATCCGCTTGTGATTCACTCGTGGCAAATCCTTGTTTCTATTGATCCGATTGACGATCGCTGTAATTCTTGGATATCCGTAGGTAGGTCTATCATGGCAGACATCTTTAATCGTTTGCAAGATATGTTCTTTGAATTCGCTGATCGAATGTTTTTTCTCGCGCACGCGATTCTTGTAGTTAAAAATCGACCGAGAAACGCCTAATGCGGTAGCAATTCTACTCATTGGAAACCTTCGATTCCTTCCAATGGCTTTTGCGAGATCAGTTTTTTTTTACGAGCAAGAATGACAGCTTCTTTGAGAATCTCGTTCTCTTCGGTCTTTCTTCCGAGAAGGCGTTCCAAATTCTTAATTCTCTGTTCGAGCTTTTTATACTCTGATTCTGGGACCAAGTTCTCTTCATTCTCGATTCCTTTGCTTGCGCCGTTTTCCATAAACCGCCTCCACTGAAAAAGCTGACTGGCGGCTATATTATACTTTCTCGCCACTAAAGAAACTGAATTTCCTGGTTCAAAGGTCTCTTTTACTATCTGTTCTTTGTCCTTTGAAGACCATCTTCTTCTTCGTTGAACCGATGTGATTACAGTAACCGGGTCATTAATAATAGTATTATTCATAGCATTACTCCTATTATTTAGAAGCTAACTCAGCTGTACGGTTTTAAGTGGGGTAACTACAAGGAGCATTTTAGAATAGCAGGAAGAACTAAATTCTACGAGTCCATTGACGAAATGCAAATCGATTTGGAAATCTTCTTTGAGGAATACAATTGTAAGCGCCTAAACAACCGCACCTTTTTCTAATCGTATAAATGTTGTAAACTGTCTTTGATGAAAAAAACGAAAATAGATTGGCCCAAAGAGTTTGATGACTTTTCAAAGAGTGGACTTTCCCAGCCTCAGTATTGTAAAGAAAGACACCTCAAATACACGACGTTTCGATATCATTGGGAGAGACGTTCTAAGCATTCAGAGAAGAACGACTTTGTAGAAATTCCTCCTTCCTCGACAAATTCTCAGTCATTGGTAGAAGCCGAATTTTTGACCCTAAAGATAGATACGTCGGGGAAGGCATCGCTCCAAGTAAACGTTCAGTTTAGTTTAGGACGATGGAGTTAAATCCCGGAAACAGAAAAGTGTATCTTCGACCTGGGGCGACGGATTTAAGGAAATCGATCAATACGCTCTCTGTAATCGTAGAAGGAAAGATGAAAAAAGATCCGTATTCGGCGAGCGTCTTTCTCTTCTGCAATCGCAAGAAAGATAAACTGAAGATGCTCTACTGGGATAAGAGCGGGTTTTGCCTTTGGCAGAAGAGACTGGAAGAGAGTAAATTCCCGTGGCCGAACTCAGAGGAGGAAGTGCATAAAATACCCGTTGAAAGGTTTCATTGGCTATTGAATGGGATCGATTTTTTCAAAGAGCACAAGAAACTAAAATACAAGAATGTCAGTTGAAAATGTTTGACTCAAGAAAAGAAAGTATTAAGACTGAATCCGAATGTCTTTGGATCTAAACTCTCTTCCTGATGATGTAGAAGAACTAAAAAGAATCATTATATTAGAGAATAATAAATATCAGGAAGAATTACGACTCCAAAAACAGAAAGAATCCGAACATTTGGATCAGATCGAGAGATTGAAGATCCAGCTTTTCGGGAGAAAGACTGAGAAATGGAGTCAGATCGAAAAAGATCAAGGATTTCTTTTTAACGAAATAGAAAGCTCCTTGCAAGAAGATTCTCCTGAACCCGAAGAAGAAAGTCTTTTTAGTCCTGTTAAAAGCCATACAAGAAAGAAGACGGGAAGAAAACCTTTCCCGGACTACTTTCCAAGAATCGAAATCCTACATGATATTCCTGAAATTGATAAAACCTGTTCTTGTGGTCACGAGCTTACTCGTATCGGAGAAGACAAGTCCGAGAAGTTAGATATTATCCCGGCTAAAATACAAGTCGAAGTTCATATTCGCCCTAAGTATGCGTGTAAGCATTGTGAAGGA of Leptospira sanjuanensis contains these proteins:
- a CDS encoding IS3 family transposase (programmed frameshift), encoding MNNTIINDPVTVITSVQRRRRWSSKDKEQIVKETFEPGNSVSLVARKYNIAASQLFQWRRFMENGASKGIENEENLVPESEYKKLEQRIKNLERLLGRKTEENEILKEAVILARKKKTDLAKAIGRNRRFPMSRIATALGVSRSIFNYKNRVREKKHSISEFKEHILQTIKDVCHDRPTYGYPRITAIVNRINRNKDLPRVNHKRIYRIMKEQNLLLQRNVPRLKRTHEGKIITLKSNVRWCSDILGIRCWDGRLIWLAFVMDCHDREIISYISSTIGIDGQMIRDMLLEAKEQRFGDSKVSSTQFLSDNGPQYTSFATMAFIETLGFEVCHTPAYSPESNGMAEAFVKTFKRDYAYVNRLNHAEEVMLKIHNWIDDYNSFAPHKGLKMMSPKEFIEKELTLAV
- the tnpA gene encoding IS66 family insertion sequence element accessory protein TnpA encodes the protein MKKTKIDWPKEFDDFSKSGLSQPQYCKERHLKYTTFRYHWERRSKHSEKNDFVEIPPSSTNSQSLVEAEFLTLKIDTSGKASLQVNVQFSLGRWS
- the tnpB gene encoding IS66 family insertion sequence element accessory protein TnpB (TnpB, as the term is used for proteins encoded by IS66 family insertion elements, is considered an accessory protein, since TnpC, encoded by a neighboring gene, is a DDE family transposase.), producing MELNPGNRKVYLRPGATDLRKSINTLSVIVEGKMKKDPYSASVFLFCNRKKDKLKMLYWDKSGFCLWQKRLEESKFPWPNSEEEVHKIPVERFHWLLNGIDFFKEHKKLKYKNVS